The sequence AGAGGATTGGATTGGAGACAAAATGCCATCCGATAAAGCAGGGCAATATTTAAAAGACATTGACCTCTTGTGTTTTAGTAAAGCTATAACACCAGCACATTTACAGATAGTTGGAACATGCCTAGGATTTTCCAAAGTAGATGTAGAACACATAGAGTATAAACATTTACGGGCGCCAGAGGCTGCATGCCACGACCTTCTTGTTAAATGGAGAAACAAACATGGACATAGCGCAACTTTAGCATTGCTTATggatatatttttcattgcaCATCAGAACACACCTGAATCTATTCATGACGAAAAAATATGGGATGCACTGGAAAAATTCAAATAGGTAAATATGCAAGACTTACATCAACCTTTGGTCTCTGATCGATGTCTGTTCCTCAAAACGTAGTCTAAATCTAACATCCCAATAAAGTTAGTTTCCAAATTAACATGGCAATATGCAAggcaaagaaaaaacaattggCTGCAATTCAGTATTTTGTCAATTGTTGAAGATTGACTTTTGCACTGTAACATGTCTAAATGTTGTttggttttctttgttgttgaggtttttttttctcattgacatatactcaTGTGtcatttattgatataaacatgGGCTGCATAAAACAACATGGACGACATACAACAATATGGGGGGCATACAACAATATGGGGGACATACAACAACATGGGCGACATACAACAATATGGGCGACATACAACAACATGGGGGACATACAACAACATGGGCGACATACAACAACATGGGGGACATACAGCAACATGGGCGACATACAACAACATGGGGGACATACAACAACATGGGCGACATACAACAACATGGGGGACATACAACAACATGGGGGACATGCAACAACATGGGCGACATACAACAACATGGGCGACATACAACAACATGGGGGACATACAACAATATGGGGGACATACAACATGAGCGACATACAACAACATGGGCGACATACAACAATATGGGGGACATACAACAACATGGGGGACATACAACAACATGGGGGACATACAACAACATGGGCGACATACAACAATATGGGGGACATACAACAACATGGGGGACATACAACAACATAGGCGACATACAACAACATGGGGGACATACAACAACATGGGGGACATACAACAA is a genomic window of Mytilus trossulus isolate FHL-02 chromosome 1, PNRI_Mtr1.1.1.hap1, whole genome shotgun sequence containing:
- the LOC134704805 gene encoding bifunctional endo-1,4-beta-xylanase XylA-like, whose product is MGGIQQYGGHTTTWATYNNMGDIQQHGGHTTTWATYNNMGDIQQHGRHTTTWGTYNNMGDIQQHGGHTTTWGTCNNMGDIQQHGRHTTTWGTYNNMGDIQHERHTTTWATYNNMGDIQQHGGHTTTWGTYNNMGDIQQYGGHTTTWGTYNNIGDIQQHGGHTTTWGTYNNMGDIQQHGGHTTTWATYNNMGDIQQHGGHTTIWGTYNNMGDIQQHRRHTTTWGTYNNMGDIQ